A window from Paenibacillus guangzhouensis encodes these proteins:
- a CDS encoding 6-phospho-beta-glucosidase: MNNKLKIAIIGSGSTYTPELIEGMIKRKDVLPIDELVLMDTDDRKLKIVGSLCERMIQAENLSCRVVMTQNLDDALRGASFVLAQIRVGKLPARVLDESIPLKYNLIGQETCGIGGFFKAMRTIPVMLHIAERMQELCPDAWLINFSNPAGIITEAMLNHTKVKMLGLCNVPFNMFKSIRETLQLERPNFTYIGLNHLSWITSIEQDGTDYLKTALELGLNSEAMKNIPSSGFSKELIRMVGAIPSSYLEYYYFKDKKLTFLKESKMTRGEKCMEIEEELLNIYMDAELHTKPELLSTRGGANYSEVAISLVDAIYNDKQEIHVVNLLNNGALNFMEDTDAVEVCAVVGKNGAVPLQVRDFHNQHIIDYMRMVKAYERETVAAAVHGDEDAAMRALLMNPLVGDYNVASQCFAELKAAHKDFLPQFYAKETKV, from the coding sequence ATGAATAATAAATTAAAAATCGCAATTATCGGATCTGGCAGCACCTACACGCCCGAGCTCATTGAAGGCATGATTAAGCGTAAAGATGTCCTGCCGATCGATGAGCTTGTTCTGATGGATACGGATGATAGAAAACTCAAAATCGTAGGCAGCCTGTGCGAACGCATGATTCAGGCAGAGAACCTCTCCTGCCGTGTGGTGATGACACAGAACCTGGATGACGCATTGCGGGGCGCGAGCTTCGTCCTGGCTCAAATTCGCGTCGGCAAACTCCCGGCTCGGGTCCTCGATGAATCGATTCCGCTCAAATATAACCTCATCGGCCAAGAGACCTGCGGCATCGGCGGCTTCTTCAAAGCGATGCGCACCATTCCCGTGATGCTCCATATTGCAGAGCGTATGCAGGAGCTATGCCCGGATGCATGGTTGATCAACTTCTCCAATCCGGCGGGTATTATTACCGAAGCGATGCTCAATCATACCAAGGTCAAGATGCTAGGGCTATGCAATGTGCCGTTCAACATGTTTAAGAGCATTCGCGAGACGCTGCAGCTTGAACGCCCTAATTTTACCTATATCGGTCTTAACCATCTCAGCTGGATCACATCGATCGAACAGGACGGCACAGACTATCTGAAGACCGCGCTAGAACTTGGTCTAAATAGCGAAGCGATGAAGAATATCCCTTCGAGCGGATTCTCGAAAGAACTCATTCGGATGGTAGGAGCGATTCCTTCTTCCTATCTGGAATACTACTATTTCAAAGACAAGAAGCTGACATTTCTCAAGGAAAGCAAAATGACGCGCGGCGAGAAATGCATGGAGATCGAAGAAGAGCTGCTGAATATCTACATGGATGCCGAACTGCATACCAAACCTGAATTGCTATCCACCCGCGGAGGCGCGAACTATTCGGAAGTGGCGATTAGTCTCGTGGATGCTATTTACAATGATAAACAAGAGATTCATGTCGTAAACCTGCTGAATAATGGGGCGCTGAATTTCATGGAGGATACGGACGCTGTTGAAGTGTGCGCGGTGGTTGGCAAGAACGGTGCCGTACCGCTGCAAGTTAGAGATTTCCACAATCAACATATCATTGACTACATGCGTATGGTAAAAGCCTACGAACGCGAGACCGTTGCCGCTGCCGTACACGGGGATGAGGATGCGGCAATGCGCGCCTTGTTGATGAATCCGCTGGTAGGCGACTACAATGTCGCATCCCAGTGCTTTGCAGAGCTCAAAGCTGCGCACAAGGACTTCCTCCCGCAATTTTACGCAAAGGAAACGAAGGTATGA
- a CDS encoding MurR/RpiR family transcriptional regulator, translating to MSINDNILIKIREMKESLTPVEKLVAEYILENLEDIPHLSIKNLAQLTKTSDASVLRFCKTMGYTGYRSFIVSISASLGSMDEDEKDQYTDIQPGDDLSIIISNISRNNIKSIEDTHSVIDKNEIARAVQVLRQSKRIAFFGIGASSLIGIDAEQKFSRINKMCHTYADGHSQLAAAVLLEKNDVAIFISNSGSTVEILDSLEIAKKNGAVTIAITKYHKSELADEADIVLSISTPEVTIRSGAMGSRIAMLTIIDILFAGVASAEYKNVKKYLTKTHNILSSKHRK from the coding sequence ATGTCAATTAACGATAATATTCTAATCAAGATTCGGGAAATGAAAGAAAGCTTAACCCCGGTAGAGAAGCTGGTTGCCGAGTATATATTGGAGAATTTAGAGGATATCCCTCATCTCTCCATCAAGAATCTCGCGCAGTTAACCAAGACGAGCGATGCGTCGGTTCTGCGTTTCTGCAAGACGATGGGGTATACGGGGTACCGCAGTTTTATCGTAAGCATCTCGGCTTCGCTCGGTTCAATGGACGAAGACGAGAAGGATCAATATACAGATATTCAGCCAGGGGACGACCTGTCCATTATTATCTCGAATATTTCGCGCAACAATATCAAATCGATTGAGGACACGCATAGCGTCATTGACAAGAATGAAATTGCGCGTGCCGTCCAAGTGCTGCGTCAGAGCAAACGGATTGCTTTCTTCGGGATCGGGGCCTCAAGCCTCATTGGCATTGATGCGGAGCAGAAATTCTCCCGAATCAACAAAATGTGCCATACGTATGCAGACGGTCACAGCCAGCTGGCGGCAGCTGTACTGCTTGAGAAGAACGATGTGGCGATTTTCATCTCAAATTCCGGCAGTACAGTTGAGATTCTGGATTCGCTCGAGATTGCCAAGAAGAATGGCGCGGTTACGATCGCGATCACCAAATACCATAAGAGTGAGCTGGCAGACGAAGCCGATATCGTACTCAGTATCTCGACACCGGAAGTGACGATTCGCAGCGGGGCGATGGGGTCGCGTATTGCGATGCTCACCATTATCGATATCCTTTTTGCTGGCGTAGCGAGCGCCGAATATAAGAACGTGAAGAAATATTTAACGAAGACGCATAATATTTTATCTAGCAAACATCGGAAATAG
- the murQ gene encoding N-acetylmuramic acid 6-phosphate etherase encodes MDEYLARLTTEAINETTRSIDECSTEEMVRLMNEQDATVPGAVAAEIPQIARAVDILHHALKNGGRMFYVGAGSSGRLGVLDASECPPTFGINPIIVQGHIAGGDGALRTAVEGCEDNAEEGIALIERCGVTDKDVVIGITASGSAQFVIAGLTKAREIGAATIGVVNNKHSKLEPVCDVCIAPVVGPEVIMGSTRLKAGTAQKLVLNMLTTCTMVKLGKTYDNLMVDLKASNKKLRDRSVRIIRSATGVDAGIAAAYLESASMSCKLAIMMIKTGLDANEAEKRLEQFDGSLKKAIGSFNKVV; translated from the coding sequence ATGGATGAATATCTGGCGAGATTGACTACGGAAGCGATCAATGAGACGACACGGTCCATCGATGAATGTTCAACCGAGGAAATGGTTCGTCTCATGAATGAGCAGGATGCCACGGTCCCGGGTGCAGTCGCAGCAGAGATACCGCAGATTGCGAGAGCGGTTGACATACTGCATCATGCGCTTAAGAACGGCGGCAGAATGTTCTACGTAGGGGCTGGATCTTCTGGCAGACTAGGTGTACTCGATGCATCAGAATGTCCTCCTACATTCGGCATTAACCCGATAATTGTACAGGGACATATTGCCGGAGGCGATGGAGCGCTGAGAACCGCTGTTGAAGGTTGTGAAGACAATGCAGAGGAGGGTATTGCACTTATTGAACGGTGCGGGGTGACAGACAAGGATGTTGTTATCGGCATTACGGCCAGTGGAAGCGCACAATTTGTGATCGCCGGATTAACGAAGGCAAGGGAGATTGGAGCCGCAACGATTGGTGTCGTCAATAACAAGCATTCCAAATTAGAGCCTGTCTGCGATGTATGCATTGCGCCTGTCGTCGGGCCGGAGGTCATCATGGGATCCACTCGATTGAAAGCAGGGACAGCACAGAAACTTGTACTCAACATGCTCACCACATGCACGATGGTGAAGCTCGGGAAGACGTATGATAATCTGATGGTAGACTTGAAGGCAAGCAACAAAAAATTGCGAGATCGTTCCGTTCGAATCATTCGATCTGCGACGGGCGTCGATGCCGGTATTGCTGCTGCTTATTTAGAAAGCGCTTCCATGAGCTGTAAGCTGGCTATTATGATGATCAAAACCGGTCTGGATGCGAACGAAGCAGAGAAAAGGTTGGAACAGTTCGACGGCAGCTTAAAAAAAGCGATAGGCAGTTTTAACAAGGTAGTGTAA
- a CDS encoding ABC transporter substrate-binding protein gives MKRKMRVLASICALTLALTALTACGSSSTTKENTPSDTNNTNNNNNTNVSTEAAKDTITALLPPVSPAYQENFPQMEKDFNALYPNLTLKIEPASWEDMTQKLDTQVNAGSPPDIAFLGSSGISKYVEQGMALDITDAATQEMIADFDQAPLEYMKNGSGLYGFPAYMEVHALGGNKEFLEKAGIDYKKIQQEGWTFDQFREDIKKGVVSEGGKTSRYGFVFATAGVTSKDYLSILVKNAGMPAAFDKDLKFAYTSKNYLEVLKDIRVMIDDGSMPKELSSVDAGKRWNMFLTGQTMITGKGLAVFENSANKNNEKIKANDGSAVKGSIPVEYIVLPVPTFAGQKAQASAVVDGYVAFRGKKEPTAEHKANVVKAAYFLASGKVAATTNNDLFAAHITKSGKKEAESMTVNRNPDNVAAVEAMLKTASPARPDIPTDLGAKAIKLEDEVIVPKLQALIAGEITPEAMYEAVKTAAIQTFGEDGVVKD, from the coding sequence ATGAAAAGAAAAATGCGTGTGTTAGCATCGATTTGCGCTTTAACTTTAGCATTAACCGCCTTGACAGCATGTGGAAGCTCTTCGACGACCAAAGAAAATACGCCATCTGACACGAACAATACGAACAACAATAATAACACGAATGTGAGCACCGAAGCAGCGAAAGATACCATTACGGCACTGTTGCCGCCGGTATCACCAGCCTATCAAGAAAATTTCCCGCAAATGGAAAAAGATTTTAATGCCTTATATCCGAATCTGACGCTCAAAATTGAACCGGCCAGCTGGGAGGATATGACGCAGAAACTGGATACACAGGTGAATGCGGGTAGTCCGCCAGATATTGCTTTCCTCGGTTCGTCAGGCATTTCGAAATACGTGGAGCAGGGCATGGCGCTCGATATTACGGATGCGGCAACCCAAGAGATGATCGCGGATTTCGACCAAGCGCCGCTTGAATATATGAAGAACGGCAGCGGACTATACGGCTTCCCGGCTTATATGGAAGTACACGCCTTAGGCGGGAACAAAGAGTTCCTCGAGAAAGCGGGTATCGACTATAAGAAAATTCAACAAGAAGGCTGGACTTTCGATCAATTCCGTGAAGACATTAAGAAAGGCGTTGTATCGGAAGGCGGCAAGACTTCCCGATATGGCTTCGTCTTCGCAACGGCGGGCGTAACATCGAAAGATTACCTGTCTATTCTCGTGAAGAACGCGGGCATGCCGGCAGCATTCGATAAAGATCTGAAGTTCGCTTATACGAGCAAGAACTATTTGGAAGTCTTAAAAGACATTCGCGTGATGATCGATGACGGTTCGATGCCGAAGGAGCTTAGCTCCGTCGATGCGGGTAAACGCTGGAACATGTTCCTGACAGGTCAGACGATGATTACAGGTAAAGGTCTTGCGGTGTTCGAGAACTCCGCGAACAAGAATAACGAGAAGATTAAAGCGAATGATGGCAGCGCTGTCAAAGGCAGTATTCCAGTCGAATACATCGTGCTTCCGGTTCCTACCTTCGCAGGCCAGAAGGCACAAGCTAGTGCTGTCGTTGACGGTTATGTAGCATTCCGCGGCAAAAAAGAGCCAACGGCTGAACACAAAGCCAATGTCGTCAAAGCAGCTTACTTCTTGGCGAGCGGCAAGGTAGCGGCAACAACGAATAATGATCTGTTCGCTGCCCATATCACGAAGAGCGGCAAAAAAGAAGCAGAGAGCATGACGGTCAATCGTAACCCAGATAACGTTGCAGCCGTTGAAGCAATGCTCAAGACAGCATCACCGGCACGTCCTGACATCCCAACGGACCTAGGCGCGAAAGCGATTAAGCTGGAAGACGAAGTCATCGTTCCGAAACTGCAAGCATTGATTGCCGGCGAGATTACGCCTGAAGCGATGTACGAAGCTGTGAAGACAGCAGCGATTCAGACCTTCGGCGAAGACGGTGTAGTTAAAGATTAA
- a CDS encoding carbohydrate ABC transporter permease: MTQIAKPIKRRRIKGDGGAGYAFIAVALVIFALFTAYPVLSAFIISFQKYMPLGSKFIGFDNYINSFKDPLFWKAIRNTIVYTVLTVPVALFISLAVALLILPLKKKLQTTFKAIYYLPAVASGVALSVVWLWIFDPMPSGIFNQLLGFFGIDNVNWLGATSTSMFSLVLMSWLSSHGTSIIIYLAALLGIDDSYYEAAELDGASFLKKLWYIVIPCLKPTTLFLLVTGVIGSFQVFQNAYLMTGGGPDNATTMVGLLIFNNAFKYFEFGKAAAQSLILAFIIGGISLIQFKFLGKDVEY; encoded by the coding sequence ATGACCCAAATAGCAAAGCCGATAAAGAGAAGAAGAATCAAAGGAGATGGCGGCGCGGGGTATGCTTTTATCGCAGTTGCGTTAGTGATCTTCGCATTGTTTACAGCATATCCGGTCTTAAGTGCGTTCATCATCAGCTTCCAGAAATATATGCCGCTAGGCTCGAAGTTTATCGGATTCGATAATTACATCAACTCCTTCAAAGACCCTCTGTTCTGGAAAGCCATTCGCAATACGATCGTCTATACCGTGCTGACTGTGCCCGTTGCGCTATTCATTTCATTGGCCGTGGCTCTGCTCATCTTGCCACTTAAGAAGAAGCTGCAGACAACGTTCAAAGCGATCTATTATTTGCCGGCTGTTGCATCCGGTGTGGCTCTATCCGTTGTGTGGCTCTGGATCTTTGATCCGATGCCGTCGGGGATCTTCAACCAACTGCTCGGATTTTTCGGCATCGACAACGTGAACTGGCTCGGCGCGACGTCGACCTCGATGTTCTCGCTCGTGCTCATGTCCTGGCTGTCGAGTCACGGCACGAGCATCATTATCTATCTGGCCGCGCTGCTCGGCATCGATGATAGCTACTATGAAGCAGCAGAATTAGATGGGGCTTCATTCCTGAAGAAGCTGTGGTATATCGTGATCCCATGTCTCAAACCGACGACGTTATTCCTGCTCGTCACTGGCGTCATCGGTTCGTTCCAAGTGTTCCAGAACGCGTACCTCATGACGGGGGGCGGTCCGGACAATGCGACGACGATGGTCGGATTATTGATTTTCAACAATGCTTTCAAATATTTCGAATTCGGCAAAGCTGCCGCACAATCGCTCATTCTGGCGTTCATAATCGGCGGTATTTCGCTCATTCAATTCAAGTTCCTGGGCAAAGACGTGGAATATTAA
- a CDS encoding carbohydrate ABC transporter permease produces the protein MALYSEHTGKKPLKYARNTVIIIVLLLFAIATIFPIYFMIISSFGDPVEAGAMNYTLFPTKISLESYKFFFDYSEYSLRWLLNSLIVASIVTVSNVVFASMAGYAFSKLRFKGRSVLFAILLVAMMIPYQVTQVPLYILIVNIFEIQNTYPALILPGIVTVYNIFLSKQFMSSIPGEILECAKIEGCNQFQIYLSIILPLSKTVLAVMAILTFMDSWNTFFWPLLVTNTMDMQTIQVGLKNFRFANTTYFAPMMAGATISALPMFILFFSLQKYFLRGVTVGAVKG, from the coding sequence ATGGCACTCTATAGCGAACACACAGGGAAGAAGCCGCTCAAATATGCCAGAAATACAGTTATTATCATTGTACTGCTGCTATTTGCGATCGCGACGATTTTCCCGATTTATTTTATGATCATTTCTTCCTTTGGCGATCCCGTCGAAGCCGGGGCGATGAATTACACGTTGTTCCCTACGAAAATATCATTGGAGTCTTATAAATTCTTTTTTGACTATAGCGAATATTCGTTGCGTTGGCTGTTGAACTCCTTGATCGTGGCTAGTATCGTTACTGTGTCGAACGTCGTGTTCGCCAGCATGGCGGGTTATGCGTTCTCCAAGCTGCGGTTCAAAGGCAGATCCGTGCTTTTTGCGATCTTGCTGGTTGCGATGATGATTCCGTACCAGGTCACGCAAGTGCCATTATACATTTTGATCGTGAATATATTTGAAATCCAGAATACCTATCCCGCTCTCATCTTGCCGGGTATCGTCACGGTCTACAACATTTTCTTGTCGAAGCAGTTCATGAGCAGCATTCCCGGCGAAATTCTCGAATGTGCAAAGATCGAGGGATGCAATCAGTTCCAGATCTATCTAAGTATTATTCTTCCATTATCAAAGACGGTGCTCGCCGTGATGGCAATTCTGACGTTCATGGATAGCTGGAATACGTTCTTCTGGCCGTTGCTTGTGACGAACACGATGGATATGCAGACGATACAGGTTGGACTTAAGAACTTCCGATTCGCGAATACGACGTATTTCGCTCCGATGATGGCCGGTGCGACGATCTCGGCGCTGCCGATGTTCATCCTCTTCTTCAGCTTGCAGAAATATTTCTTAAGAGGCGTCACGGTAGGCGCGGTGAAGGGTTGA
- a CDS encoding anhydro-N-acetylmuramic acid kinase — MSSAINPELRYVVGLMSGTSVDGIDAAVIQIRGIPGESPQVELIAFENAAYPAAVREEIFGLFDPVQATVDKVGKMNVLLGELFAEAALAVIASAGLTPSDIAVIGSHGQTIYHAPDMERMHGFDVHYTVQIGEGSVIAARTGIPCVSDFRPADMAVGGQGAPLVPFTEYLLYREMHRTMLLQNIGGIGNVTVIPAGCAPELVYAFDTGPGNMLIDGVAQRLYPGQLTMDIGGAIARTGSIDAGLLHLLQQEEYYALALPKSTGRERFGSSYIDTLLRYAEMHGISAENIVTTVTKLTAWSIGDAYRRYIRVRHPADVLLVGGGGSYNPTLMDFLRQEMEPMGVQVMTQEQVGLSSDAKEAIAFALLADYTMARQPNNLPAVTGAKRSVVMGKISY; from the coding sequence ATGAGCAGCGCGATAAACCCTGAGCTTCGTTATGTCGTGGGTCTGATGTCGGGCACCTCGGTAGATGGCATCGATGCCGCTGTGATCCAGATTCGGGGGATTCCGGGCGAATCGCCACAGGTCGAGCTGATTGCGTTCGAAAATGCAGCGTATCCGGCAGCCGTGCGGGAGGAGATCTTCGGACTCTTTGATCCGGTTCAGGCTACGGTAGATAAAGTAGGGAAGATGAATGTCTTGCTTGGCGAACTGTTCGCCGAAGCAGCGCTGGCGGTCATTGCGAGCGCAGGGCTGACGCCTTCTGACATTGCGGTCATCGGCTCGCATGGACAGACGATTTATCACGCGCCGGATATGGAGCGAATGCATGGATTTGATGTCCATTACACCGTGCAGATCGGTGAAGGCTCCGTCATTGCAGCAAGAACGGGAATCCCTTGCGTATCGGACTTCCGGCCGGCGGATATGGCTGTCGGCGGTCAAGGCGCGCCGCTCGTACCTTTCACGGAATATTTGCTGTATCGGGAAATGCATCGAACCATGCTGCTCCAGAATATTGGCGGCATTGGTAATGTGACGGTGATTCCTGCGGGCTGCGCGCCTGAGCTAGTATATGCTTTTGATACCGGTCCGGGGAACATGCTCATCGACGGTGTCGCCCAGCGTCTCTATCCGGGCCAACTCACGATGGATATTGGAGGAGCCATTGCTCGAACAGGCAGCATAGACGCGGGTCTTCTACATTTATTACAGCAAGAGGAGTACTATGCGCTGGCTTTGCCGAAATCGACTGGCAGAGAACGATTTGGCTCTTCTTATATAGATACATTGCTCCGTTACGCCGAAATGCACGGCATTTCGGCAGAGAATATCGTAACGACGGTCACAAAGCTGACGGCGTGGTCGATCGGCGATGCATATCGTCGTTATATCCGCGTCCGACATCCAGCTGATGTCCTGCTAGTTGGAGGCGGCGGGAGCTATAATCCGACGCTCATGGATTTCCTTCGGCAGGAAATGGAACCGATGGGCGTCCAGGTGATGACGCAGGAACAGGTCGGGCTTAGCAGCGATGCCAAAGAGGCCATCGCGTTCGCCTTACTCGCAGATTACACGATGGCCCGGCAGCCGAACAACCTTCCTGCGGTGACAGGTGCGAAGCGATCGGTTGTCATGGGAAAAATTTCGTATTAG
- a CDS encoding GNAT family N-acetyltransferase, protein MLVRWESQYLDAVIAFWNEVAVKDGYKEMDEESFHRIFLSSPFFDMENTFIYLEDRQVKGFACGCTGNDLPLGKIAGYVTCIFLSDDIRTDSYYRVMLSAIEQRFRALGKKQAEWLFFNPMMLPWYIPNTPQHEHNNAPGVPTDGPLYEFLLREGYAERATECAMYLNLAGFSVPEDIRAKEEHASQEQYSVALYDPGLHHGVEDMLRGFDNPLWQKEIAECIQAGVPVVVAAHRGKAVGFAGPVIRQPNGRGYFAGIGVHPEHEGHGLGSILFFRLCEAFRQIGTAYMSLYTGSTNPAIRIYEKAGFRTVRQFAVMRRELLER, encoded by the coding sequence ATGCTCGTGCGCTGGGAATCTCAGTATCTAGATGCGGTCATTGCATTTTGGAACGAGGTCGCGGTAAAGGATGGATATAAGGAGATGGATGAGGAGAGTTTTCATCGCATTTTCCTGTCCAGTCCGTTTTTTGACATGGAGAATACGTTCATTTACTTGGAAGATCGTCAGGTCAAAGGGTTCGCTTGCGGTTGTACGGGCAACGATCTGCCGCTCGGGAAGATTGCGGGATATGTCACCTGCATCTTCTTATCCGATGACATCAGAACCGATAGTTATTACCGGGTGATGCTGAGCGCGATTGAACAGCGGTTCCGAGCCTTAGGGAAGAAGCAGGCAGAGTGGCTGTTCTTCAATCCGATGATGCTGCCTTGGTATATTCCGAACACGCCGCAGCATGAACACAATAACGCGCCAGGCGTCCCGACCGACGGTCCGCTGTACGAATTTCTGCTGCGTGAAGGGTATGCTGAACGCGCCACCGAATGCGCGATGTATCTGAATCTGGCAGGCTTCTCCGTTCCGGAAGATATCCGGGCGAAGGAAGAACACGCATCGCAGGAACAGTATAGCGTGGCCTTGTACGATCCGGGCTTGCATCACGGCGTGGAGGACATGCTCCGCGGATTTGATAATCCGTTATGGCAGAAGGAGATCGCAGAGTGTATTCAGGCAGGAGTGCCTGTCGTCGTGGCGGCGCACCGTGGAAAGGCGGTCGGTTTTGCGGGCCCGGTGATTCGCCAGCCGAACGGCAGAGGATATTTTGCCGGAATCGGTGTGCACCCAGAGCATGAGGGGCATGGACTCGGCAGCATTCTTTTTTTCAGACTCTGTGAAGCTTTCCGGCAGATCGGAACGGCGTATATGTCGCTTTATACCGGAAGTACAAATCCTGCCATTCGCATTTATGAGAAGGCAGGATTTCGAACCGTTAGACAATTTGCAGTGATGCGAAGGGAGTTGTTGGAACGATGA
- a CDS encoding PIG-L deacetylase family protein — translation MSEQQRLTILAIGGHVGDAELTAGGVLASHALKGDRIVTLAMTAGERGVPAGRDMAEYRVQKVNEAKAFAEMLGGESIVFDIPDGELQDNDEMRFRVADVIREVRPNIIITHFKNSMHKDHKTTHRIVNDARFYAGLASFEREKPAFFASKLYYAENWEDAVDYKPYVYVDFSQEAYDLWVKAVSQHWFVTGSASFPYLEYYKHLARVRGIEARGTYAETFMIPEESLSLVRSEL, via the coding sequence ATGAGCGAGCAACAGCGATTAACGATATTGGCGATTGGTGGGCATGTCGGGGATGCGGAATTGACGGCTGGAGGTGTATTGGCGAGCCATGCGCTGAAGGGCGACCGTATTGTCACGCTCGCGATGACAGCAGGGGAACGCGGCGTTCCCGCAGGCAGAGACATGGCGGAATACCGTGTACAGAAGGTGAACGAAGCCAAGGCATTCGCAGAAATGCTGGGCGGGGAATCCATCGTATTCGACATTCCGGATGGGGAACTGCAGGACAATGATGAAATGCGGTTCCGCGTGGCCGATGTCATTCGCGAGGTCCGTCCGAATATCATCATTACCCATTTCAAGAACAGCATGCACAAAGATCATAAGACGACGCACCGCATTGTGAATGACGCCCGCTTCTATGCAGGTCTGGCTTCCTTCGAGCGGGAGAAGCCCGCGTTCTTCGCTTCCAAGCTTTATTATGCGGAGAACTGGGAGGATGCTGTCGATTATAAGCCTTATGTTTACGTTGATTTCTCGCAAGAGGCCTATGATTTATGGGTGAAGGCGGTGTCCCAACATTGGTTCGTTACGGGGAGCGCTTCTTTCCCATACCTGGAGTATTACAAGCACTTAGCTCGCGTTCGCGGCATCGAAGCGAGAGGGACATATGCAGAGACGTTCATGATTCCGGAAGAGAGCCTGAGTTTGGTCCGATCGGAACTCTAA
- a CDS encoding exo-beta-N-acetylmuramidase NamZ family protein, with product MVRNGIDCIARYANLFKGKRLGLITSPTGLTHDFRTTIQVLHEQFHLAALFSPEHGVRGDQAAGVEVDSYLDPMTGVPVYSLYRADSKRFSQEMLDEVDMIVFDIQDVGVRYYTFIYTMLYALEDCARAGLEFTVLDRVNPLDGVTVEGNLLKEGYQSFVGNYPLCIRYGMTAGEVARMANEQMNWNAKLHVVRCEGWEREMQFPDTGRMWIMPSLGIPRFDTALLYPGTCLFEGTNISEGRGTAAPFEMIGAPFIDAYQLADEMNAKNLPGVIFRPVYFKPSTSKHQGELCSGVQLHVTDRRALQPVATGFMLLDTICRNYEDFRFLPPLKEGSRPFIDLLCGEKLYGEGRGMALLDVSDMLERFHVESQSFADMKRQYHLY from the coding sequence ATGGTACGTAACGGCATTGATTGTATTGCGAGGTACGCCAATCTATTCAAGGGCAAACGACTCGGACTCATTACGTCGCCCACCGGGTTGACCCATGATTTTCGCACGACCATCCAGGTGCTGCATGAGCAGTTCCACTTGGCAGCGCTGTTCTCGCCGGAGCATGGCGTGCGCGGCGATCAGGCGGCAGGCGTCGAGGTGGACAGCTACCTGGATCCGATGACCGGCGTCCCGGTCTATAGTTTGTATCGCGCAGATTCCAAGCGGTTCAGCCAGGAGATGCTGGATGAAGTCGATATGATCGTCTTTGATATTCAAGACGTCGGCGTACGGTATTATACTTTTATCTATACCATGCTCTACGCCTTGGAGGATTGCGCACGGGCGGGCCTAGAATTCACCGTCCTGGATCGGGTGAATCCGCTCGATGGGGTGACCGTGGAAGGTAATCTGCTGAAGGAAGGCTACCAATCTTTTGTTGGCAATTATCCGCTCTGCATTCGGTATGGCATGACGGCCGGCGAGGTCGCACGGATGGCGAATGAACAGATGAACTGGAACGCGAAGCTTCATGTTGTGCGGTGCGAAGGTTGGGAGCGAGAGATGCAGTTCCCGGATACTGGTCGGATGTGGATCATGCCATCGCTTGGCATTCCGAGGTTCGATACGGCACTCCTGTATCCCGGCACTTGCCTGTTCGAAGGAACGAATATTTCCGAAGGCAGGGGAACGGCGGCCCCCTTCGAGATGATCGGGGCGCCGTTCATCGACGCTTACCAACTGGCGGATGAGATGAACGCGAAGAACCTGCCCGGCGTGATATTCCGTCCGGTCTACTTCAAGCCTTCGACCTCGAAGCACCAGGGAGAGTTATGCAGCGGCGTACAGCTGCATGTGACGGATCGCCGCGCGCTGCAGCCGGTAGCAACGGGATTTATGCTGTTGGATACGATCTGTCGGAACTATGAAGACTTCCGTTTCCTCCCTCCACTGAAGGAAGGGTCAAGGCCATTTATTGATTTATTGTGCGGCGAGAAGCTGTACGGGGAAGGTCGAGGTATGGCTTTATTGGACGTCTCCGACATGCTGGAACGGTTCCATGTAGAGAGCCAATCGTTTGCAGACATGAAGCGGCAGTATCATTTGTATTAA